In Euphorbia lathyris chromosome 2, ddEupLath1.1, whole genome shotgun sequence, the sequence attaaaacaaacataAACAGAGAGCAGTAAAAACAAGAAGAGGTTGGGAAAAATTACCTGAAATCCAGTTATCTTCCTGCAAGATGACTTTTTTTTACTGCGCAAGCATATCTCAGCATCCAGTTGCAAGTGACTGCCTGAGCCAAGCAAAACAGAACCTACTGcttagattttttttctagATTTGTCCATCTACTTGAAGGTAAGCCAACATATTAATTCAGCAACCGAAATGATTTTCACAACTCGGAAAAACTAAGCAGTCAGATTTCACTTTAGGAATATGCAAAATATAGTCAACTTATAGATTAGATCACTTGCTTATTCTTTCAAGTGAAACACAAACACTGATATCTGTCTTAAAGCaagtaaaattacaaaaaaaaacctgTAAAAAGTTGAAACAGCATGAATTTCTCAAGTCAAAATACTAAATACATAACTACAGAAAAAGGAAGCTTTCATCCTATTAGGTCCTACAGATTGTGGTCCATGCTAACTTTTGGAATAAGAATTACCTGATATATTGTAAAAGCGACAGTTGCCTCCTAATGAACCAACAATCCCTCCCTGCATCAAGAAAAGAGTGGTCTCTATCAGTCTACTAGATTACACAGCATCCTTTGTTGATATGAAATGTAAGAACACAAATCACCAAACCTTCCCATCTGGATGATAACACACAGCGGTTACTATTTCTTTTATATCAATCCAATCAACAACTTGGCAACTAGGAATTGCCCAAATGCGAACTTTTCCATCAATTGAACCACTCATGAAGCAATCCTTATCCATAGGGTTAAACTGAACACAGGTCACTGCATCACATAATGAGAGAAGGAAATATCAAGAAAGGTAATTGTCTAAACACAAAAGAGAGGCCAAAACCATTACCCTATATACTAACATCCTTGGCTAATAATTCAACTATGAAAACTAAGAAGTAAGAGCAAAGTCGCACCAAAATTACTATGTGAAAAGACTCCAAGGCAATGGTCGCTTCCTACTTGCCAAAGACGAACAGTTTTATCCTCTGAAGCTGACAGCAGATGCTGCACCAACAACATAGAAAGTAGAaatgtaattttatttataataattattaagtACTTTATTGTTTTTTGAGAGAATGTCCTTTTAACAACTCACATTTTCCTTCGACCAGGAGAGGTCCAAGATTTCTCCATTGTGTCCATGAAACTCGTGCAATGGCTTCTCCAATATGCGGAAAACTTTTGGAGGGAAAATGACACAAGCGGAATCTGATGTTTTCCTCAGGCTCCTCAACTTAGCTGCtttctctttatcaataaagaggGGTTTCAACTCGGACAGATGATTAACAGTGAAGTATACACATGAAGGATCTATTTCTGGAACATCAACTTCATTTGATCTTTCGTCTTCAAGCACATGCCACATTCTCACAATTCTATCTTCTCCAGCACTTGCAAGATATTGTCCATCAGGACTGAATTTCATTGTCCGAATTGAACCTTCATGGGCCTGGATTTCTTGCCCCTTGTAAAGAGCTGAAAGCTCCTTTTTCTGCTTCCCGCACAGGCGAACTTTAACTCTTTGTACCTTGGACTGCAGAAGTGCATCTTCTTCAGCTTGCCTCAATTTTTCAGCTTCACTTTGCTTATCAAGAACGCAAGCCATGGAACGTAATCTACTCAGCCACCCTCTCTTCACACATTTCGGTGTTTCCATCATGTTATTTGATCCCTCAGTTTCCTTCTGCAAAAGTTGATGAAACGAGGGTGATGACCTAGAAGTGTTGTCAGATTCCTCCCCTATTACTAGGCGTTCCAAGCTCACTTGATCGTTGCACATCATTAACCCAGCAGAAGCCCCATTCCTACATATAAAATTCTCCTTTGGACCCAACTCTTCTGGCAAAAAAGGGTTATCGTAGGACCAAGATGACATTGTAGAGCGAGTAGAACAAAACTCATCGTCAAAACCTGGTTTTCTCAACACAGCACCACTGCTTTCTCTTATTCTATCCATATCtccataaaaaatattatgATCTAAGCAGCCTTCTCCCATCCAATTTAGGAACAGACTTCTCCTCTCGTTGACACTTTTTGGTGTTTTCATCCATAGTTCATAATGAGGACTGCTTGCAATTGAATTATCAGTACTAGAATGGGAATCAAATTCCTCAATAATATCAGACTTTGCATCAGAAATTGATGCCATGTCCTCATTTGCATCAAAAAAACGATATTCTTCTTCACTCAAACTACCCATTAATATTATTCTTTGAGTTCAACCCATGAAATCCTACCTCCTCAAGGAACAAACTTTATAAGCCCAAGGCGATATGCTGAAATCCAAATTCCCCTCAGCACAAGCAATCCCGAAGAACtaagattaaaaaataaaaaataaaagagagagagagagagagagagagaaacaaaCACAAAATCCAAGATCAATATAACAAATATACTTAAATTCAAGGAAACAACATTtgcaacaataataataataaaacaaaaaccaaGAGATCCAACATGGATCCCAATCCACGCTCATTGAACCTGGTCCTTCCAGTATACGAAGAACATTTTGTATTTTACTGGTAAAAAATTGCCAACATTTTATAGGGGGGTTAGAAATGAGGAGGAGATATTAAAGGTTCAAAATGAAAGCAGTACAGAGAAATAGAAAgaattgtaaataaatcaagtgTTATGTTATAATTTAGACCTTGGGTGTAGAAATGAAATGAggattacaaaaagaaaaaaaacaattctTACATGGGACTGTTTCTAGGAGATTTCTCAGAGACTGAGAAGGGCATGGATCCAAGCATccatagaaaagaaaaagaaaagaattatGGATTTTTTGGTTTCTCTCTCTGGAACACACGCAGACAGAGAAGAGAAAGCAAAAAGAACACTAGAACCAAAAACcagatttaatataaaataaaataaaaagggagAAGGGTAAAACAGGAAGAAGAATAGTTACCTTGATAATCGTGAACGGATGGCCCGAGAAACAAGATTTGGAGAGTAAGTGTTTGTGTTATCTTCAtcagaaaaaagggaaaaaaataaatgtttgtGTTATCTTCGCGGAGGTGCTAAGAGAGAGTTAATTGGTATCAAATCACCACTACTCAGCAAATAATACTAGATAATCGATCATTCAAGTATTCGCAGGAAATGTTGAAACTACTTCCTCATCCAATCATGTCATAAATACTCTACTTTACTTAATGATTCTAATAGCATGTCTACTGGTGTTATGGTGCCACCTATACATTAACCATATTCAAAACTAAACAAATTATAATTGTTCTAATGGTTAGTTATAACTTTTTCATCTAAAGTTACAACAAGATAACATTCATTACGGATGCCCTAATACATCCAATGTATTTGCTACGATTCAATTAACATACGTAGTTAATTAAAACGATAAATTACAAAACTTGATCAAATTGAAAatctatttacatatttaaactCATTACACAACACACTACATATCCATACTATTTCATTTAGCAATTACCCATAATATCTTTCatatataacacttagaaaATTCTTTCTCCTTTgtcatctctttctctctctatcaaCACAAAGTGCTTCCAATCTCTATGTTTCTTCTCTGCGATTCCAATGATAAAATGCGGCAAGAAGGTACGTATCTACTGTATTTATGCGATTTCGATTGGCTTTAGGGTTATGTGTtcttgttttcttgtttttgcaATTTTGGTTCAGGGTTTAGTGTATCGTTGTGTTTTTTCGTTAGTTTATAGCTATATTTTTCCAAATGGGACTTAGAAATAGTTCAAAATAATAGTGAAGAGATCATTTTATCCAGAAAACAACTTCACGGTTAAGAGTTTTCTTCGCGGTTTTCACCAACTGTGAACCAAAATCATCGCGGTTGGGGCAAAACCATGAAGAAAACTCATAACCGCGAAGTATAATTTCCCTTCGCGATTGAGGTAACTGCGACTTTGCAGTCTTACTCCTGATTCGCAGTTTGATCAACCGTGAAGGAAAATACACATGATTTACTCCGCGGTTGTGATCAATCGCGAAGTAACCAAGTAAATTCCAAATgtgttttatttcattatttgcTTAACATGAGCTACATTTTGTTGAATGTTGATTCATCTAAGAATgattcaaagaagaggaagattGTATCAGTTGATGATAGTGTAAAAGGCATCAATTTCAAGTATCCTTATAGCTGAATACAAAGGCATCAATCATAGTGAGGGGCGATTGAGATGtgatgaagaaagtgaagacCAAATTAACTAAAGAGCAAATGGAGATGTTTAGGAAGACTTGTTTTGGGGCATTTGGCGGATATGGAAATGTGTACATTATGTACTCCTCTATATCATGGGGTCATTACGAGAGAGATTGCTCCATCAAATCCAAAACATAGAGAGATgtggttgttggggtttagtgtcctatagacaattgttccaagATATAAACCTATTGTAAattaattgttctttatatcatttgttttaataagatatggttttataactgtataaaggcaaccacttttaaagaactaaataagtctaaataaaagtaaatcctcaagtttatttaaagtgttcatacaagcatgaagtgagacaaaacattataataaactaataaacttaaaaccaccccaagtcaagtgatatgttttgaataaggattgacataacactgttaagacttgcatgtaacaatgttttctgtcgagacagagagctgatctcacgaGCTTCAGATATGctgatatctggacagttacatggatccaatgaaagggttcattaggattggggacccgacttgagataacaggatgggtagatttatccttgtcacctgttcatc encodes:
- the LOC136218501 gene encoding uncharacterized protein, which produces MGSLSEEEYRFFDANEDMASISDAKSDIIEEFDSHSSTDNSIASSPHYELWMKTPKSVNERRSLFLNWMGEGCLDHNIFYGDMDRIRESSGAVLRKPGFDDEFCSTRSTMSSWSYDNPFLPEELGPKENFICRNGASAGLMMCNDQVSLERLVIGEESDNTSRSSPSFHQLLQKETEGSNNMMETPKCVKRGWLSRLRSMACVLDKQSEAEKLRQAEEDALLQSKVQRVKVRLCGKQKKELSALYKGQEIQAHEGSIRTMKFSPDGQYLASAGEDRIVRMWHVLEDERSNEVDVPEIDPSCVYFTVNHLSELKPLFIDKEKAAKLRSLRKTSDSACVIFPPKVFRILEKPLHEFHGHNGEILDLSWSKENHLLSASEDKTVRLWQVGSDHCLGVFSHSNFVTCVQFNPMDKDCFMSGSIDGKVRIWAIPSCQVVDWIDIKEIVTAVCYHPDGKGGIVGSLGGNCRFYNISGSHLQLDAEICLRSKKKSSCRKITGFQFCPQDSTKVMVTCSDSQVRILQGLNVIGKYKGLKNTASQISAYFTSDGKHIISASEDSNVYMWNCIGQEEHVTIQGKKIKSFERFTTNASIAIPWGGLKHGNIENGWRFQVSNNDSPEVMPFSSPAGFSLSQEYFLESFPKGSATWPEEKLPISSPLSKSSAMHKSQYKFLKASCQNTATCHAWGLVIVTAGWDGRIRSFHNYGLPVSV